The genomic window TCAACTGATGCGTGACAGGAAATCTCTGTTACCAAGAATCCGACCGACATTGCCATGACTGCATGGCCCGCCTCGTGATACGCGGTAATTTCAATTTGCTCCCTCTGCATCGATTTCCTTCGTGATCTTCAGTCCACGACTAGCAGGCCGTTGAAAAATCCCCTGCGAGCGTCCGCGTCGGCCGCTACGATCTGAAGCCATCCCGGAACAACTGCGACAAGAAAGATGAGAGGCAACCAAGACTTCCAGGGGGCGATGTTTAGCTACATCAGCCTTGAAGAAAGAGTGCCAGCGGCACACCCGCTGCGCAAGTTGCGCGCCGTGGTGGATGCGCTGCTGTCGAGCATGAACAGCGAGTTCGAAGCGGTGTACGCCCGCCGTGGCCGCCCCTCGGTGCCGCCGGAGATGCTGCTCAAGGCCTTGCTGCTGCAAATCCTGTTCTCCATCCGCAGCGAACGCCAGCTGGTCGAGGCGGTCAACTACAACCTGCTGTACCGCTGGTTCGTGGGCCTGAACATTGAAGACAAGGTCTGGGACCACTCCACCTTCAGCGCCAACCGCGAACGCCTCTTCAACGAAGACCTGGCGCGCGCCTTCTTCGAGCGCGTCAAGCTCAGCGCCCAGTGGGGCCGGCTTGCCAGCGACGAACACTTCAGCGTGGACGGCACGCTGATTGAGGCCTGGGCCTCGCACAAGAGTTTCAAACGCAAAGACGACGACAGCGGCACGCCACCCGGACGCAACCCCGAGGTGAACTTCAAAGGGCAGGAGCGCTGCAACGACACCCACGCCAGCACCACCGATGCCGATGCCCGGCTGTTCAAGAAGAGCGCGGGCGACAAATCTCGCCTGTGCCACATGGGGCACATCCTCATGGAGAACCGCAACGGGCTGATCGTGGATGTGGAGATCACACATGCCAGTGGCACCGCCGAGCGCGAGGCGGCGCTGGCGATGCTCAAACGCCGGGGAAACAAGAACAAGCGGGCCACGGTCGGGGCCGACAAAGGTTACGACAGCCAGGCCTTCATCAAGGGCTGCCGAAAGCTCAAAGTCACGCCACACGTGGCGGCCAAGGACAAGCACTCGGCGGTCGATGGCCGCATCCGGCGCCACGAGGGCTACAAGACCAGCCTCAAAGTGCGCAAGCGCATCGAGGAGGCCTTTGGCTGGATCAAGACAGTGGGTGGTCTGGCCAAGACCAAATTGATCGGTCAGGCCAAGCTCGCGGGCCAGGCGCTGCTGTGCTTTGCCACCTACAACCTGGTGCGCATGGGCAGTCTGGGCGGCTGGTGGGACGCGCATCATGCGTGAACCATGGGATACGTGCGCCCGGAACGGGCAAAACGGCCTGCAAACAGGCCGAAATGGCCGCTCCAATCGCTGCGCAGGCCAGTTTGGGCGATCCGTTTCTTCGAAATCCACGACCCTGGCGCGTTCGATGAGCATTTTTTCAACGGCCTGCTAGATCGTGATGGCCATGATGACGTAGCCAATCCTCGAACTCAAGTTCTGTGATTGCATCTGCCCAACGGGTTTTCTCGTAATCGCGGCGGGCAGATCGGAGGTGCTGTTGATTCATCAGCACAACTGAGCCAGTGATCACGTTGAATATTGAGCCACTGGGTTGATGGATTCTTTGACTATTCGGTTGTGGATAAGTCTATCGGGTCTGCTGTTTTTCGATCTCCTTTCTGGCTCTTTGGGCGTTGCTTTGGGGGAGCCGCGCCAGCGGCACTGGAGTGCTTGAATCGCCAGCTCTCGTTGCCCGTCTCGACGATGTGGCAATGGTGCGTGAGCCGGTCAAGCAAGGCCGTGGTCATCTTGGCGTCTCCAAAGACGCTGCTCCACTCCGAGAAGGTGAGGTTGGTGGTGATCACCACGCTCGTTCGCTCATAGAGTTTGGAGAGCAGGTGGAACAGCATCGCGCCGCCCGACTGCGTGAATGGCAGGTAGCCCAGTTCATCCAGGATCACCAGATCGAC from Burkholderiaceae bacterium includes these protein-coding regions:
- a CDS encoding IS5 family transposase translates to MRGNQDFQGAMFSYISLEERVPAAHPLRKLRAVVDALLSSMNSEFEAVYARRGRPSVPPEMLLKALLLQILFSIRSERQLVEAVNYNLLYRWFVGLNIEDKVWDHSTFSANRERLFNEDLARAFFERVKLSAQWGRLASDEHFSVDGTLIEAWASHKSFKRKDDDSGTPPGRNPEVNFKGQERCNDTHASTTDADARLFKKSAGDKSRLCHMGHILMENRNGLIVDVEITHASGTAEREAALAMLKRRGNKNKRATVGADKGYDSQAFIKGCRKLKVTPHVAAKDKHSAVDGRIRRHEGYKTSLKVRKRIEEAFGWIKTVGGLAKTKLIGQAKLAGQALLCFATYNLVRMGSLGGWWDAHHA